TCAGGTGAGGACAAGCAACGTGAGGACAAGCAACGGAGAAAAAAGCTCATATAGTCAATTTACAGTCGTAGCCTACAGGCAGACCTCTCTAAGGTTTTTCTTCTTTTGATTTATGTTGtaatcttattttttttatttcacttcatgAGATTACAGCTGGATGCGCTCACATCGGACAATTTAACTTAAATTGAGCTGCTTTCGTGTGTCCCCTTTACAGCCCGCAGCAAAGGGAAAGTGTGCAGACACATGCCACAGTCCTAGCTAGGCTACTAAAATGTTGCAGTCTGGCTTTGGTTTTTAAAGCTTGACAACGAATAACCAAAAAACAAAACCTGCAAGAAAACACCATGCAAAAGAGAAACATGTAGGCATATTTCAGCAACATTTTGATCAGTAACCCAGGCTGGCTACTCAACTACAATATAATGTTGCATTCTACCGCACCGGTGATCCATGCAGcgcaaaaaaatgtaaaacatgttttaagtTTAAATGTTAAAACAAACCTATAGCTACgtttttgttatttgttattaAATACTTTCTGATTAGGGTCGCAGCATATTATGCACATCTGCAAGCAAAGCAGCTAAGGCTGGACAAATATTATTTATAAGAGATAAAATAGCATACAAAATAGCATGTTTTAATATGTTAGAATGCTATATACAGCATTCTCTGTATATAAGTGGACATTATAAAGAGCCATATTTTTTCTAATAAACAATGGCCAGTTTGGGTTGCAGTTGCACGTTTTTTTGTGAAAACAAATAGGTCATGTCTGGCCCGCAAATTCGTTGTTTTTTAAATAGGTCCCTTGCActgattgagtttgacacccctgggctaGCTTATCTAcatagcaagctaaaaacacagtGCCTAACGCTAGATAGCTAGCTGctgggaggatgtcatgtcattggaggagtgggtgagtgaccaacaacccccccccccccccatatcgtTTTTCTGTGtctacagctagagatgcaggtgttATTTGGCTAGCTGGCAAGAAATGTGATtcgctttgctagctagctatctatgcTGAATTTGAACGATTGTTATCCACATTTAGCATATCTCTTAGTTGtcagtcaaatgtatttggcaTTGATCAAATGGGTGGGCAGGCAGACAAGttcccattcagttgtcaaaacgtgggttgggacaagcatgcattggcaggcaagatGCAGAAGGACAAGCAAGCTGCTATTCCCCATTGTTTCACTGCAATGCTGATGAACAACTAGCTTCAAAAGCTTGAGAGGGTTTATCCAATGTACCCTTGTTAGAGtttagctcatcttgctctggctagcattagttgttgatcttgttgttgttgatgtgcataactgagggagagataccttttcatggttgtttgatcaataggactgtgaagttcccaaatgtaagaggactcctgtggtatgtacatatttgcagaaatccattcaggtgtattttgtggcttttggccaATGCGTTGTAATGCTCTAAAGTCGCACTGTTGcttctgcctgtaaacacacagtccattccaaagtgaatgatggcaggcctgtgtggcaaatggcttatttgATTGGCTattagctctgattggctatggcatACCGGTCTGCATAGACACCagtcctggacaagacagatgtttttattaggttttatttgctgcagtgtctattaattgtccaaacagaattttcacaaatgccttactatacgtcattcccaaacattctacaaatttatgaacatttgaaattACCATAACTAAGTGCTCGCTTGTCAGAAAATAAAAACAAGGTGTCATATTCTTACTGGAGGTGTATATGAACATATTTTAATACGATGTCATGTTACTAAaacactgtcagttccactttaagtgccgttgaacagggtatggtagtaggtgccaggcacaccggtttgtatcaagaactgcaatgttgctgggtttttcacactcaacagtttactGTGTGTATcacgaatggtccaccacccaaaggacatccagccaacctgacacaacagtgggaagcattagagtcaacatgggccagcatccctgtggaacgctttcgacaccttgcccGACGAATTGGAAGttcttaatgttttctacactcagtgtatgtggatAGGATTTCAAAGAAACTTCTTCAGGGATTTTTCCAGTGTGGCTTGTGCCTGAGACCGTTGCTGTCCACTTTCCTGTGGTGCTGAACTTCCAAACGAGTCACTGTCTGTTTCAATGTTGCTGAATCTCCAAATTACCTATCACTCCATTGTTTAAGTTGTAGtgtaaaatactttaaaatagGTTTAGTTTCAAATCCTGTTTAACATTGTAGGTAATGTTGTTCTCGAATAATATAACTAATGGCTGAAAGACTACTATGTCATATACCATACATTTCTCAGTCTAAATCTTTCATATTAGTCTCTCATGTCCACTGTTCTTTTATTTTCTTAATTAATCTATCTTAATTTTATATTTGTCTAgaaatgtatgtgtatatatatatatatattttttaatctttctcatgttttattattttatttatgtacagtatgtaaagcACTTTGAAGTGCAATTTTCTCTGTTAAGAAATGTGCTttgcaaataaagtttgatttgatttgataaatcaACTCTAATCAAGTGCTATTTGCATGTGATGGCATAGGATTGCATTGTTCACATTATTGTTGGTGGCCTATTCTTAGATGGCATGCACATATTACCTACCGATTGTGACTGTGAATATCTGTAGAGGACAGCCTGTGGATGTTTATGCGGTTTTGTATAAATTCTAGGCTGCAAAAGATAATGAAGGATGCAATCTCATCCCCATTAAAGCAGATGAGGAAGTTGAATATTGTGTGCATATTGTGGTGAGAAACCTACTGTAAATTCAAAAGGGAACGTACAGAACAGGAAAATTGCAAAAAGCAGGGGTGTCAatctcattccacggagggccgagtgacGTAGACaagcaggtgaggggagttccttagtggccttaattcatcaatcaagtacaagggtggagcgaaaacccgcaggaACTCAGCcgtccgtggaatgagtttggcgTGTCATAAAGGAACAAGAGACCATATTTTGTATTTCAGTACGACATTTATTGAGCAAATGCTGCTGGGAAATCATTCATGATGAGTAAAGACATGGGATTGCAAACTGTAGCACCTCATGTATGTTCGGTATTTAAATTCAAGTCCGTCCTATGCATACAATAATGTATGTGGGCGCATTTACAGATTTATTTTCAATTGCACTCGTAAACATAATAGACACTGATACAAAGCATGTTTAAGGCTAGGAGTTTCTTCAAGGTTATTTATGCGTTAATTGCTTTGGGTACTGTATGTTCATGATCATGAGTTCATTGCACCATCGTCATTCTCTTTCttcactgtattgtattgtagttgATTGTATTTTTTTGGCTCAATTGGTATCGTCACATAATAAGTAAGCTTACTTCTGAAGTGGACCCTCCCACCTGGGCCCCCCAAAAAACTTCATTTGAATGAAGATGCATTTCTATCActctcccatccatccatccatacataCATGTTAGAGAGGGGACTCCCTCCCTGAGCTAGCATGCAGACGCCCCCACCCGTGAGCCCTCCTGTGAACTGCAGATAGAAAGAGAATTAATAATCTGTCCCATTCCCAAATTTTCCTGACCATATCTGCAGAAAAGCTCATTTATAGCTTCACTCAACATGCATTTTAGAAATTTTAGCTTTGTCACATCATATGGCTTCTCTCTTTGCTTTTCTGTATGTTTGAGAGTGGTTATCTTTATTACATCGCTCTAGCTGTATGATTGCTTGTCGTCGTGTCCTCCTCCCTGACCCTCCTGGGTGGATTGGTTGGGGCGCAGTCACTCGGTTTCGGTCACCACCTTGACGGACTTGGAAGAGTGTTTCTCCATCGTCTTGCTGGACACCATCTTCTCCTGAATCATATCCTCAGACTCTTTCACAGTCTCGGTGACAGTGACTGATTTAATGACATGCTTGGCTCCGTCCTCTCCAGTGGTGATGGTCTCCACCGTTTTGGTGATGACCACCTTCTGGCTGGGGTCATCTTTCTGGTTGGGGTCATCTTTCTGGTTGGGGTCATCTTTGGTGGGGCTCTCGTCCACTCCATTTGAGATCACATCCGTCTCCTCTTTCTTCCCATCGTCTTTTTTGTCCTCTGGGGCACCCTTCTCCACTTCTCCGCTCAAAGCTGCATCTTTCTTttctaccttctcttcctctgtgtcaCCCTTTTTGTCTACTTTCTCTTCTGCAGCCTTGGGGGCCTCTGACTTGGGAGCTTCTGGTTTGGGAGCCTCATCCTTAGGGGACTCTGCTTTAGGGGATCCTAATTTGGGGGATTCAGATTTGGGGGACCCTACAGGTTTGGGAGATTCAGATTTGGGGGAACCAGCAGGTTTGGGGGATTCAGATTTGGGGGATCCAGCAGGTTTGGGGGATTCAGATTTGGGGGATCCAGCAAGTTTGGGGGTTTCAGATTTGGGGGAGCCGGGCTTTGGGGATTCAGATTTAGGGGAACCAGCTTTGGGGGATTCATGTTTGGGGGATCCAGCTTTTGGTGACTCAGACTTAGGGGACCCAGCCTTAGGGGATTCAGCTTTCAGGGAGTCTGGCTTGGAGACTTTTGGGGCCTCAGATTTCTGGACCTCAGCTTTTGGGGCCTCACTCTTGGGGGCATCTGTTTTTGGAGACTCTGTCTTGGCTACATCTGCCTCATCTGTTTTGTCATCTTTCTCATCCTTTCCTTTCTTATCTTTCTCATCCTTATCATCTCCATCTTTGGATCCTTTGTCACTACCTGCAACTTCTTCTTTATCAccaccctcctcttctccctctccctctgctgtctcttcttctcctccgcttccttccttctctccagcCTTCTCTTTGTCAGGAGAGACCTTTGATTCTGGGgctatctcctctccctcttcccttccttCTCCCTCATCACCACCTTCTGCATCATCTCCCTTCTCACCCTCACCCTCATCCTTTCCTTCTTTCTCACCCTCTTCTTCTTTTTCTCCCTCCTCGGCACCCTCTCCATCTTCTTCTTCATCACCACCGtttttgtcctcctcttcctcctcagcaGGGGCGCTGGAGCTCACTTGGGCTTCAGTGGAGGCTACAACCTCTTCTGAgtcaccctctccctcttctccatgACCCACTGcttcttctccttcctcttctcccttatcctctccttcctcttctctgtcatcTGTGGCCTCTGCCTCCAATGCGGCAGACAGCTCCTGGGCAATCTCTTCCAGGTCCACGTCCATTTCAGACTTCTCATCCTCCACCCTGGTCTCCTCAATGATCTCCTCTACAAACTTGTGCTGGACCTTCAGTTTGGGAGGCCCAGACTTGGACTTCTTAGAGGAGGTGACAGCTTGGCGGTAAGGGAAAGTGCTAAAGTGGGTCTCCTCACCTTCTAGGAGTTTCCTGCAAGAACAATAGAAAAttatatatagtatagtgtaggcCTAATATAAAAGTTAGGGTTGATatatactgaaaaaatatataaatgcaacatgcaacaatttcaaagattttacagttcatataaggaaatcagtcaattgaaataaataaattatgctctaatctatggatttcacttgaaTGGGCAGTGGTGCAGCCATTGTTGGGTCTGGGAGGGcaaaggcccacccacttggcagctgGGCccacccacaaaagggctttattacagacagaaatactcctcagcaccaccgaaccaccccaccacccctcagACGATCACGTAGGTGAAGAAATTggatgtcctgggctggcgtggtaacacgtggtctgcggttgtaatgCCGTtttgacgtactgccaaattctctaaagcgaCGTTGTAGGCAGCTTATGATAGAGAActaaacattaaattatctggcatcagctctggtgggcattcctgtAGTCATCATGCcatttgcatgctccctcaaaccttgagacatctgtggcattgtgttttgtgataaaactgcaccttttaaagtggccttttattgtcactagcacaaggtgcacctatttAATGattgtgctgtttaatcagcttcttgatatgccacacctgtcaggtggatggattatgttggcaaaggagaaatgctcactaacggatgtaaacaaatgtatctacaacatttttgagaaaaaaagctttttgttcatgtggaacatttctgggattttttgtttcagctcatgaaacatgggaccaacactttaaatgttgcctttatatttatttatatatatatatattttacacatGATGAAATACAATCTTTTTGTTCCTTAATAATGAGTACAATTTTTGTTTCTtcgtgtttaaaaaatatatccgTCGCACTGTACCTGTATGCAGCAATCTCGATGTCAAGAGCCATCTTGACATTGAGCAGGTCCTGGTACTCGCGCAGATGACGCGCCATCTCCCACTTCGTGCCCTTGAGCTCATTATCCAGCTGGTGGATGGTCTCCTGCAGAAAACAAGACCAAGAGACATGAGCTGGTTAGGAGCTGTTATTACCTGGGCCTGTGTGGAACTCTGAAAAAATATTTGGTTATCTATTTTTTGGAGCAGGATAGAACCCTTTGGAAGTAATATgtaaactgtaaaaaaaaaaaaaaacaatttcgtATTTTGTTCCTAGTAATTAATTAGGCTATATCACAAGCACATTGAAACGTGTGTAAATGTACAACACATTAAAGCGCTTTGAGATTTCATTACAATATCGTTGCAATAACAATTGAAAGTGTGAAGTCACCCTGTCTCCTTGTAAAAGGGCAAATCAATTGATATGTTGGAGACCGTTCTGCGCAAAAGGTTAGGCTATTATTGTTCTGTGAAATAATTTATTCTGACGCAGTGTACACTGTTTCAAGGGCAGCCTCTTCACACTTGTTCAATAGTCCTCCTCGAAATCTGTGTGGGGTGAGGCAAGGACACAGCCAATGAACGCATCGACCCGCGTCTCTGACtcggcaaaaaaaaaaaacgtttgctGCATTATGTCTCCCCTTAATTAAGAACCCTACAATGTCTCCTGACTTTCACCAATTGTCGCAGCGTATAAGTAGCCTAATGCTTCAACAAGGATGGGCGATGTAAAAGCCGTGCCCATAAGATGTCAGCATTGTGCCATTTATCTTAAAGCAAATGCGCAGACACCACCATTGCGCAGAGCTTGTATACCTAGATAAAACACATCTATCTAtattaacacaataaaacaaaTATAATATGTATATGTTTCTTTCTCAAAGTAGGGAACTCTCCTTATAGGTAGACCTAAATTAAGAATAAAAACCTCATAGGAATCGTGATAATATCCTCGCACGACTCTGGCACAATTTGATAGCCTATATGATAAACGAAACACATCTGATAATATTATTTAGCCAACTCTTTTCACTACGTTGCTTCTCTAATTACACAAAGAATACAACTTTATAGAACAGTTCACCATTAAGCCTGTGGCTGGGGGTTTCTGTAAGAAAACAACGCCAACAGTGGGTCTCATCATACCTGCAGGCTGGACAGGTCGTTGTTGTGTCGGTCCTCGATGTCATTCAGCTGCCTTTCCAGTGACTCCCTGGTTCCCCGGACGGATTCTAATTCCACGGTCTTGGACTGGAGCTGGCGGCGGTAGTCCGCAATCTCATCACGGGCGGACTTGATTGCATCTTTGTTTTGTTCCGCAGCATCAGTGAGCTTGGAATAGCGGCACATGAACCACTCCTCCACCTGCTGCAGGTTCTGGTTGGAGTGGCCCTCGAGCTGGGTGCGGATCTCCCGGAGCGCCTCGGTGATGTCCGTCTTCTGGAAGTCTTTCCTCTCCATGGTCACCTGCGACGCCTGCACCTGGGCAAACAGCTCGCTCACCTCTTCCTCGTGGTTGTTACGGATAAAGGCAATCTCATCCTGCAGTGACTGGACTTTCTTCTCCAACTCCGACTTCACTAACTCAGTGTCGTTCATATCTTTTTTGAGCGCCCGGATGATGCCCTCCGTCTCATCCCTGATGCGAGCTTCCTCATCGAAGCGGTCCCTAATTCTCTGGATGTCCTCCTCGATGTGGTCTGTGTCGAGCTGGATCTGCGCCTTATCGTGGTGGATCTGCTCCAGCATGGAGCGCAGCTCCTGGAGCTCCTGGTCGTATAAATCGCCTAGCTGGGACTGCGACACCTGCTTCTGCCGCAGCGCCTGGATCTCCTCCTCAATCTGGCTGTTCTGCTGTTCCAGATAGTGCACCTTGTCGATGTAACCGGCGAAACGGTCGTTTAACCCCTGGAGCTGCTCTTTCTCATTGGAACGCTTGTAGTCTCCGTTAGTTTGACTGAAATCAACGCTGTCGGCGGAGCTGAGGAGTGTGGAGCTGTACGCTCTGGCTACCGGCATATTGACGCTCCTCTTGTAGGGCTTGTTAGGGCTTGACCGGGACCAGGACTGAGAGCGGAACCCGCTGGAGGGGGTGCCGGAGGAGCGGCCGTAGCTTGTCCTATTATCCATGCTTCTCCTGAATGGACTCCCTACCGTGTCCACCGGGTGGTAACTCATCCGGCCAGACAAGGAAGTGCGTGTGCAAATGGCTGGGAAGGTGTGCGAGGTGGAGTagtggggtgggtgtgtgtgtgtgtgcagatgcgGGGTGGATGGCGCTCACAGCATTCTTAGCCTCACCGGCTGTCCTTTATATACGAAAGGCGCAATCGTTAAAAAGGCAAGTATGAACTGTTTTTACTGGCTCATTGATCTAATGGGGGAGGGCCatgtctcaaccaacccctcagACTTTTCAAGAAACACCACGTGGGAGTGTGAGGGTTCGTGGGTGGCGGGTTGAAAGGCAGAGGAATAATCACACAGGGGAAAAAAGGAAAGGGGCGATTATCATTAGGATGTTTCCAGAACTGGAATCATTCATTCGAAACCATGCAGATGCTGAGTCATTCATTAGGATAGCCTATGTGTTCAGGTATTTATCAGTTGTCGCTTGTCACCGAGTGAATATATAACTTTCTCGCAATATTGAACATTAGTGAGAAAGGAAATGACCGATACATCTCTGCATTTTCTCATTCAAACAACCAATGTGCAGCATTTCTATGCATGGAGATGTGACTTATGGAGGAGTTCAATGTCCCATGTTAATTCTTATGTTCCCTATTGTTACTCAGCAAAAACTGTTACACCAATGCAATTCAGAACGAGACCAATATCAGCACCTTGGAAAGAGCCAGTCCGCCAGACGCTAGCCATTCGTTTAGCGCTAGCAGCACCATGGGCAGCGACTTAAAGCAGCCACACACAATTCCCGTCTTTATAAGACGTTTGAAAGTGTTCAAACATTTTCTTTCAAATCGAAAGTCGATCCTTAAATGTATTTAATGAGTATTTCATCTTTGCCAACGAACATGTATAAAGCCGACCTAATTTGTTAGTATTGATGTTATGTGTTTGTGCTAAATCTTCAATATAGGTGATCGATTACTTCTTGACATCAAATCTCCCGATGCTAGAGGGATTATACCATCAGTGACATACCGATGACGTATAAACTGAGACCACCATAAGGGCATAAGGGTTCAATCAACAAGGCTATGCAGGCTATGCATGCATGAATCATCTGTGAGCACTTGCTAGTTTCAGGAAATGATGAAGCGTGAAGTTCATCTTGGACAAATTTGCTCTCTTGTGCTCTTTTTGAGACATTTCtaatcaaatcatttctgtagtGATGAAAATGCAtccagactgtagactgtaaAAATGGAAAGTCTCAAAACACCGTGATTGTGTAATGAAACCATGAAAGTAATGCGCCTTAACTGAGATCTGGTGTTTGGAGAGTGTTTGACTGTAAACCTAATGTAAGTGTTTAAATAGACGGCATGTATTTTCAAACAGAAATCAAGTACTCTGAAACACTCACAGTGGTTCTTCAACCTGAATATTGGTGTTTTTAAGAGAGTGTTGTGAAAACACTTTTTGGGGTATCAGTGCATCAAAACACAAAACTGTTTCTCATACAATCAAT
The Salvelinus fontinalis isolate EN_2023a chromosome 10, ASM2944872v1, whole genome shotgun sequence DNA segment above includes these coding regions:
- the LOC129863886 gene encoding neurofilament medium polypeptide-like, whose product is MSYHPVDTVGSPFRRSMDNRTSYGRSSGTPSSGFRSQSWSRSSPNKPYKRSVNMPVARAYSSTLLSSADSVDFSQTNGDYKRSNEKEQLQGLNDRFAGYIDKVHYLEQQNSQIEEEIQALRQKQVSQSQLGDLYDQELQELRSMLEQIHHDKAQIQLDTDHIEEDIQRIRDRFDEEARIRDETEGIIRALKKDMNDTELVKSELEKKVQSLQDEIAFIRNNHEEEVSELFAQVQASQVTMERKDFQKTDITEALREIRTQLEGHSNQNLQQVEEWFMCRYSKLTDAAEQNKDAIKSARDEIADYRRQLQSKTVELESVRGTRESLERQLNDIEDRHNNDLSSLQETIHQLDNELKGTKWEMARHLREYQDLLNVKMALDIEIAAYRKLLEGEETHFSTFPYRQAVTSSKKSKSGPPKLKVQHKFVEEIIEETRVEDEKSEMDVDLEEIAQELSAALEAEATDDREEEGEDKGEEEGEEAVGHGEEGEGDSEEVVASTEAQVSSSAPAEEEEEDKNGGDEEEDGEGAEEGEKEEEGEKEGKDEGEGEKGDDAEGGDEGEGREEGEEIAPESKVSPDKEKAGEKEGSGGEEETAEGEGEEEGGDKEEVAGSDKGSKDGDDKDEKDKKGKDEKDDKTDEADVAKTESPKTDAPKSEAPKAEVQKSEAPKVSKPDSLKAESPKAGSPKSESPKAGSPKHESPKAGSPKSESPKPGSPKSETPKLAGSPKSESPKPAGSPKSESPKPAGSPKSESPKPVGSPKSESPKLGSPKAESPKDEAPKPEAPKSEAPKAAEEKVDKKGDTEEEKVEKKDAALSGEVEKGAPEDKKDDGKKEETDVISNGVDESPTKDDPNQKDDPNQKDDPSQKVVITKTVETITTGEDGAKHVIKSVTVTETVKESEDMIQEKMVSSKTMEKHSSKSVKVVTETE